One Alcaligenes ammonioxydans DNA segment encodes these proteins:
- the nuoL gene encoding NADH-quinone oxidoreductase subunit L produces MNSINLYLTIALAPLVGSALAGLFGTGFLGRFVGKTGAHLITIAGVLISFIGSVMVLLQVLEGQTFNGPVYTWITIGSIQWDIGFLIDKLTALMMVVVTSVSLMVHIYTIGYMKDDPGYQRFFSYISLFTFSMLMLVMSNNMLQLFFGWEAVGLVSYLLIGFWYERKTAIFANMKAFLVNRVGDFGFALGIGLLYAYTGSMNYSDVFAKVQELSTLTFPGTDWQLLTVAALALFVGAMGKSAQVPLHSWLPDSMEGPTPISALIHAATMVTAGIFMVARFSPVFEQSTTALSFIIVIGATGALFLGLLGIIQNDVKRVVAYSTLSQLGYMTVALGASAYSAAVFHLMTHAFFKALLFLGAGSVIIGMHHDQDIRNMGGLRKYMPITWLTFLIGTLALVGTPFFSGFYSKEHIIEAAGDAGIWGSTYAYYATLIGVFVTSLYSFRLYFLVFHGKERFRDVKHDEHHGHDDHHAHGGDPHESPWVVTLPLVLLAIPSIFAGIWFVEPLLFGGYFDGIVTVLPDHPAMATLASHWTDWMAYALHGFVTLPFWLVVAGAVVAWYMYLVNPALPVAIKKNCSFIYRILENKYYVDWFNEQVLSRGVRCLGTGLWKGADRGLIDGLVVNGSARVVGWVAAISRHIQSGYVYHYAFAMILGILALLTFFVLASSVNG; encoded by the coding sequence ATGAACTCCATAAATCTTTACTTAACGATTGCGCTTGCTCCCCTGGTGGGCTCGGCGCTAGCCGGTTTGTTCGGTACCGGCTTTCTGGGTCGATTTGTCGGCAAGACAGGCGCTCACCTGATCACGATCGCGGGCGTGCTGATTTCCTTTATCGGCTCGGTCATGGTCTTGCTGCAGGTCCTGGAAGGCCAGACGTTCAATGGTCCGGTCTACACCTGGATCACCATTGGCAGCATCCAGTGGGATATCGGTTTTCTGATCGACAAGCTCACCGCCCTGATGATGGTCGTGGTGACGTCCGTGTCGCTGATGGTTCACATCTACACCATTGGCTACATGAAGGACGATCCGGGCTATCAGCGCTTTTTCTCCTACATCTCGCTGTTTACCTTCTCGATGCTGATGCTGGTCATGTCCAACAACATGCTGCAGCTGTTCTTCGGTTGGGAAGCAGTGGGTCTGGTGTCCTACCTGCTGATCGGTTTCTGGTACGAGCGCAAGACCGCTATTTTTGCCAACATGAAGGCCTTTCTGGTCAACCGTGTGGGTGACTTCGGCTTTGCCCTGGGTATCGGTCTGCTCTATGCCTACACCGGTTCGATGAACTACAGCGACGTGTTCGCCAAGGTTCAGGAACTGAGTACCCTGACATTCCCCGGTACTGACTGGCAATTGCTGACGGTGGCCGCCCTGGCCCTGTTTGTGGGTGCCATGGGTAAGTCGGCTCAGGTGCCTTTGCACAGCTGGTTGCCAGATTCCATGGAAGGTCCCACTCCTATCTCGGCGCTGATTCACGCCGCGACCATGGTGACGGCCGGTATCTTCATGGTGGCCCGTTTCTCGCCTGTCTTTGAGCAGTCGACGACCGCCTTGTCCTTCATTATCGTGATCGGTGCTACGGGTGCCTTGTTCCTGGGCCTGCTGGGTATTATCCAGAACGACGTCAAGCGTGTTGTGGCTTACTCCACCTTGTCCCAGCTGGGTTACATGACCGTGGCTCTGGGTGCGTCGGCCTACTCGGCGGCGGTGTTCCACCTGATGACGCACGCGTTCTTCAAAGCCTTGCTGTTCCTGGGTGCTGGTTCGGTCATCATTGGCATGCATCACGATCAGGACATCCGCAACATGGGTGGTCTGCGCAAGTACATGCCAATCACCTGGCTGACGTTCCTGATCGGTACGCTGGCTCTGGTGGGCACGCCGTTCTTCTCGGGCTTCTACTCGAAAGAGCACATCATCGAAGCGGCAGGCGACGCCGGTATCTGGGGTTCGACCTACGCTTACTACGCCACACTGATCGGTGTGTTCGTCACTTCGCTGTACTCCTTCCGTCTGTACTTCCTGGTGTTCCACGGCAAAGAGCGCTTCCGTGACGTCAAGCACGATGAGCATCATGGTCATGACGATCATCACGCTCATGGTGGTGATCCGCACGAGTCGCCTTGGGTGGTGACACTGCCTTTGGTTCTGCTGGCCATTCCGTCCATTTTCGCCGGTATCTGGTTCGTTGAACCTTTGCTGTTCGGTGGCTACTTTGACGGTATTGTGACGGTTCTGCCGGATCATCCTGCCATGGCGACCCTGGCCAGCCATTGGACTGACTGGATGGCTTACGCTCTGCACGGCTTTGTGACCTTGCCATTCTGGCTGGTTGTGGCTGGTGCGGTGGTGGCCTGGTACATGTACCTGGTCAATCCTGCCTTGCCTGTAGCCATCAAGAAGAACTGCTCTTTTATCTACCGTATCCTGGAGAACAAGTACTACGTTGACTGGTTCAACGAGCAGGTGCTGTCTCGCGGCGTTCGCTGCCTGGGTACGGGCCTTTGGAAAGGTGCTGACCGTGGCCTGATCGACGGCCTGGTGGTCAATGGTAGTGCGCGCGTGGTGGGCTGGGTGGCTGCAATCAGCCGTCATATCCAGTCCGGCTATGTCTACCACTATGCCTTTGCCATGATCCTCGGGATTCTGGCGCTCTTAACCTTTTTTGTACTGGCGAGTTCGGTAAATGGCTAG
- the nuoK gene encoding NADH-quinone oxidoreductase subunit NuoK, whose translation MTLTLAHYLVLGAVLFTIGLFGFFLNRRNLIVLLMSVELILLSANMNFVAFSTWMGNEAGQVFVFFVLTVAAAEAAIGLAILVLLFRNLNSINVQDLDQLKG comes from the coding sequence ATGACGCTGACGCTTGCGCACTATTTGGTCCTGGGCGCTGTGCTGTTCACGATTGGCCTGTTTGGCTTTTTCCTGAACCGTCGCAACCTGATTGTTTTGCTCATGTCTGTTGAGCTGATTCTTTTGTCGGCCAACATGAATTTCGTGGCCTTCTCCACGTGGATGGGCAATGAGGCAGGTCAGGTGTTTGTCTTTTTCGTCCTGACGGTCGCTGCGGCCGAGGCGGCCATTGGTCTTGCAATTCTGGTTCTGTTGTTCCGTAACCTTAATTCGATCAATGTCCAGGATCTCGACCAGCTCAAGGGTTGA
- a CDS encoding NADH-quinone oxidoreductase subunit J, giving the protein MLFTTVLFYVLALVMVVAAYRVIAAKNPVTAVLHLILVFFTAAMMWITMGAEFLGLLLVVVYVGAVMVMFLFVIMMLDVRQESAAQKFKAYVPMGLLIGAIMVLEMGFVLTKLWFTTAPAAAVAADYNNTRVIGELMYSQYVLAVLLGGIVLLVGMISAIALTMRKREGVKRTVSSEQVKVRSKDRLRMVSIPSQTEKPSVSSSADAVVPGDK; this is encoded by the coding sequence ATGTTATTTACTACTGTTCTGTTTTATGTGCTGGCGCTGGTGATGGTGGTGGCCGCGTATCGCGTGATCGCCGCCAAGAACCCGGTTACAGCCGTATTGCATTTGATTCTGGTGTTCTTCACCGCTGCCATGATGTGGATCACGATGGGGGCCGAGTTCCTGGGCCTGCTGCTGGTTGTGGTCTACGTGGGTGCCGTGATGGTGATGTTCCTGTTCGTCATCATGATGCTGGATGTGCGTCAGGAGTCCGCTGCCCAGAAATTCAAGGCTTACGTGCCTATGGGGCTGTTGATCGGCGCCATCATGGTTCTGGAAATGGGCTTTGTGCTGACCAAGCTGTGGTTCACCACTGCCCCTGCTGCAGCCGTGGCTGCGGATTACAACAACACGCGCGTTATTGGCGAGCTGATGTATTCCCAGTACGTCCTGGCTGTTTTGCTGGGCGGTATTGTGCTGCTGGTTGGCATGATCTCGGCCATTGCACTGACGATGCGTAAACGTGAAGGCGTCAAACGCACCGTTTCCAGCGAACAGGTCAAGGTTCGCTCGAAAGACCGTCTGCGCATGGTTTCCATTCCTTCTCAAACCGAAAAGCCGTCGGTGTCCAGTTCGGCTGACGCTGTCGTGCCAGGAGACAAATGA
- the nuoI gene encoding NADH-quinone oxidoreductase subunit NuoI produces the protein MEAIKDFFGSLMLSEMLKGMRLTGKYFFKRKVTLRYPVETTPASPRFRGLHALRRYENGEERCIACKLCEAVCPAMAISIESAEREDGTRRTTRYDIDLAKCIFCGFCEESCPVDSIVETHIHEYHGEKRGDLYYTKDMLLAIGDRYEDEIARRRAADAPYR, from the coding sequence ATGGAAGCAATCAAAGATTTCTTCGGCAGCCTGATGCTGTCCGAGATGCTCAAAGGCATGCGCCTGACGGGGAAGTATTTTTTCAAGCGTAAAGTGACGCTGCGTTACCCCGTTGAGACCACGCCCGCTTCGCCACGTTTTCGCGGTCTGCACGCTTTGCGTCGCTACGAGAACGGCGAGGAGCGCTGCATCGCCTGCAAACTGTGCGAGGCCGTCTGTCCCGCCATGGCCATCTCCATCGAATCGGCAGAGCGCGAGGACGGCACCCGCCGCACCACACGTTATGACATCGATCTGGCCAAGTGTATTTTCTGTGGTTTCTGTGAGGAAAGCTGCCCGGTCGATTCGATCGTGGAAACGCATATTCACGAATACCACGGTGAAAAACGCGGCGATTTGTACTACACCAAGGACATGCTGCTGGCTATCGGTGACCGCTACGAAGACGAGATCGCTCGTCGTCGTGCCGCAGATGCACCTTATCGCTAA
- the nuoH gene encoding NADH-quinone oxidoreductase subunit NuoH, translated as MDFLSAINSYGTDLLGPDAWYVVWTLLKVVAIAVPVILCVAYLTYWERKMIGFMHVRLGPTRVGYRGLLQPFADVFKLLTKELIVPAKSNKVLYLLAPVVTLMPALAAWAVIPFSPDVVLSDVNAGLLYILAITSLGVYGVIVAGWASNSKYALLGGLRAAAQVLSYELAIGFVLITVLLVSGTLNLSGIVVGQTQGYFADKGLNFLSWNWLPLLPLFVIYVISAVAETNRHPFDVVEGESEIVAGPMVEYSGTGFALFFLGEYANMIFLSALASIMFLGGWTPIVEFAPFTWIPGWLWLGLKTFVVVSMFIWFRATFPRYRYDQIMRLGWKVFIPLTGVWLVIVAIWMQTPWNIWH; from the coding sequence ATGGATTTTCTCTCTGCCATCAATAGCTACGGTACGGACCTGCTGGGTCCGGACGCATGGTATGTGGTGTGGACGCTGCTGAAGGTTGTCGCTATTGCGGTGCCCGTCATTCTGTGTGTTGCCTACCTGACCTACTGGGAACGCAAGATGATTGGCTTCATGCACGTTCGTCTGGGACCGACCCGTGTCGGTTACCGCGGCCTGCTGCAGCCTTTTGCTGACGTTTTCAAACTTCTGACCAAAGAGCTGATCGTTCCTGCGAAGTCCAACAAGGTCCTGTACCTGCTGGCACCCGTCGTGACGCTGATGCCCGCTCTGGCCGCCTGGGCTGTGATTCCTTTTAGCCCCGATGTGGTGCTGTCTGACGTGAACGCCGGTCTGCTCTACATTCTGGCGATCACCTCGCTGGGTGTGTATGGTGTGATCGTGGCGGGTTGGGCATCCAACTCCAAGTACGCCTTGCTGGGCGGTCTGCGTGCAGCTGCTCAGGTGCTGTCCTACGAACTGGCCATCGGTTTTGTCTTGATCACGGTGTTGCTGGTTTCCGGCACCTTGAATCTGTCGGGCATCGTGGTCGGTCAGACCCAGGGTTATTTTGCGGACAAGGGCTTGAACTTCCTGTCCTGGAACTGGCTGCCCTTGCTGCCACTGTTTGTGATCTACGTGATTTCCGCTGTTGCTGAAACCAACCGTCACCCCTTTGACGTGGTGGAAGGCGAATCGGAAATTGTGGCCGGTCCCATGGTGGAGTACTCCGGTACGGGTTTCGCTCTGTTCTTCCTGGGTGAGTACGCCAACATGATTTTCCTGTCGGCGCTGGCGTCCATCATGTTCTTGGGTGGCTGGACTCCGATTGTCGAGTTCGCTCCCTTCACCTGGATTCCGGGGTGGTTGTGGCTGGGGCTGAAGACTTTTGTCGTCGTCTCCATGTTCATCTGGTTCCGTGCGACGTTCCCACGTTACCGCTATGACCAGATCATGCGTTTGGGCTGGAAAGTATTTATCCCGCTGACCGGTGTTTGGCTGGTTATTGTGGCGATCTGGATGCAGACGCCCTGGAACATCTGGCATTAA
- the nuoG gene encoding NADH-quinone oxidoreductase subunit NuoG, producing MVELTIDGIKVDAPEGSMVIQAAHDAGVYVPHFCYHKKLSIAANCRMCLVDVEKAPKPLPACATPVTNGMVVRTRSEKAIAAQKSVMEFLLINHPLDCPVCDQGGECQLQDLAVGYGGSESRYKEEKRVVAAKSMGPLISTDAMQRCIHCTRCVRTGEEIAGVQEVGMLNRGEHAEITTFVGRAVESELSGNMIDVCPVGALLSKPFRFNARTWELARRRSVSPHDSVGANLVLQAKMDKVLRVVPFENEEVNECWISDRDRFSYEGLYTEDRLTRPMVRGDDGQWREASWNDAMQTIVAGMNAVREKFGADQLGCIGSATSTTEELALLARLGRALGTENVDFRLRQTDARLDGALAGVPWLGMPLTALNELDRVLVVGSFLRKDHPLMAQRLRQAVKRGAQVSFIDSAADNPLFNAIAGRMTVAPSQLANSLAQVLVAVAKAKETAVPAGLESVQVSAEAQQIADSLVSGERVAVLLGNMAVNSDQASVIAANAHAIAQASGAKLGFLTAGGNTVGGYLANAVPGKGGLTAEQMLAQTLRAYLVLNVEPALDSDLGERAVETLKSATFSVALTSYRSAAEQWADVMLPVSPFTETSGTFVNAEGRVQSFKGAAAPVGDTRPAWKVLRVLGNLFQLDGFDDETSESVRDSVMAAGVESRLSNQINLAASVLPEGSGLERVADVPIYRSDALVRRSAPLQQTPASAPPTARMAATTLAQLGLVDGDLVKVRSSQGEVSLPAQLDDTVALNSVRVATAFSETAALGSAFGQLTVERA from the coding sequence ATGGTAGAACTCACCATCGATGGCATTAAAGTTGACGCCCCGGAAGGCAGCATGGTCATTCAGGCTGCCCATGACGCCGGGGTCTACGTGCCGCACTTCTGTTATCACAAAAAACTGAGTATTGCCGCCAACTGCCGCATGTGTTTGGTGGATGTGGAAAAAGCGCCCAAGCCTTTGCCTGCTTGTGCCACTCCCGTCACCAACGGCATGGTTGTGCGTACTCGTTCGGAAAAAGCCATTGCCGCTCAAAAGAGCGTCATGGAGTTTCTGTTGATCAATCACCCTCTGGATTGCCCTGTCTGCGACCAGGGGGGAGAGTGTCAGCTGCAGGATCTGGCCGTGGGTTACGGTGGCTCCGAGTCGCGCTACAAGGAAGAGAAGCGCGTTGTGGCTGCCAAGTCCATGGGCCCGCTGATCTCCACGGATGCCATGCAGCGTTGCATTCATTGCACGCGTTGTGTGCGTACAGGCGAAGAAATCGCCGGTGTGCAAGAGGTTGGCATGCTCAACCGAGGCGAACACGCTGAGATCACGACCTTTGTGGGTCGCGCAGTGGAGTCCGAGCTGTCGGGCAACATGATTGACGTTTGCCCCGTTGGCGCCTTGCTGTCCAAGCCGTTCCGCTTCAATGCCCGTACCTGGGAATTGGCCCGTCGTCGCAGCGTTAGCCCGCACGACAGCGTGGGTGCCAACCTGGTGCTGCAGGCCAAGATGGACAAAGTGCTGCGTGTCGTTCCTTTCGAGAACGAGGAAGTCAACGAATGCTGGATCAGCGACCGTGACCGTTTCTCGTACGAAGGTCTGTATACCGAAGATCGTCTGACCCGTCCCATGGTGCGTGGTGATGACGGCCAGTGGCGCGAGGCCTCCTGGAACGACGCCATGCAGACCATTGTGGCTGGCATGAACGCTGTGCGCGAGAAGTTTGGTGCGGATCAGTTGGGCTGTATTGGTTCGGCGACTTCCACCACTGAAGAACTGGCTTTGCTGGCTCGTCTGGGCCGTGCTCTGGGTACTGAAAACGTAGACTTCCGTCTGCGTCAGACCGATGCCCGTCTGGATGGCGCCTTGGCCGGTGTACCTTGGTTGGGTATGCCTCTGACTGCCTTGAACGAGCTGGATCGCGTTCTGGTTGTGGGCTCCTTCCTGCGTAAAGATCATCCCTTGATGGCTCAGCGTCTGCGCCAGGCTGTCAAACGGGGGGCACAGGTTTCTTTTATCGATTCGGCTGCCGATAATCCATTGTTCAATGCGATTGCTGGCCGTATGACCGTGGCTCCAAGCCAGTTGGCCAATTCTCTGGCTCAAGTGCTGGTTGCGGTTGCCAAGGCCAAGGAGACTGCGGTTCCTGCTGGTCTGGAAAGCGTGCAGGTGTCTGCTGAGGCTCAGCAGATCGCTGACAGCCTGGTGTCTGGCGAGCGTGTCGCTGTCCTGCTGGGCAATATGGCGGTCAACTCGGATCAGGCCAGCGTGATTGCGGCCAACGCTCATGCGATTGCACAGGCTAGCGGTGCCAAGCTGGGTTTCCTGACTGCGGGTGGTAACACCGTGGGTGGTTATCTGGCTAACGCCGTACCGGGCAAGGGTGGCTTGACCGCCGAGCAAATGCTGGCTCAAACCTTGCGTGCTTATCTGGTTCTGAACGTTGAGCCTGCTCTGGACAGCGATCTGGGCGAACGTGCTGTCGAGACATTGAAGTCCGCTACGTTCTCGGTGGCGCTGACATCGTATCGTTCCGCTGCCGAGCAGTGGGCCGATGTAATGTTGCCCGTGTCTCCCTTCACTGAAACCTCTGGCACCTTTGTCAACGCCGAAGGCCGTGTACAAAGCTTCAAGGGGGCAGCCGCTCCCGTGGGTGATACACGTCCTGCCTGGAAAGTTTTGCGTGTGTTGGGCAATCTGTTCCAGCTGGACGGTTTCGATGACGAAACCTCCGAGTCGGTGCGTGACTCTGTCATGGCTGCCGGTGTGGAATCACGTCTGTCCAATCAGATCAATCTGGCTGCCAGCGTTCTGCCTGAAGGCAGTGGCCTGGAGCGTGTGGCTGATGTGCCTATTTACCGTAGCGATGCACTGGTACGTCGTTCGGCTCCGCTTCAGCAAACACCGGCTTCGGCACCGCCCACAGCTCGTATGGCTGCTACCACTCTGGCTCAGTTGGGTCTGGTTGACGGTGATCTGGTGAAGGTTCGTTCGTCGCAAGGCGAAGTCAGCTTGCCTGCTCAACTGGATGACACCGTGGCATTGAACTCGGTGCGTGTTGCCACCGCTTTTTCTGAAACTGCCGCTTTGGGTAGTGCATTCGGTCAATTGACAGTGGAGCGTGCATAA
- the nuoF gene encoding NADH-quinone oxidoreductase subunit NuoF has product MIAPDILRKFAQGLEPNPGGDLSRSMIFHDRHIQPQILAGLNGDNWGLEDYVKRGGYEALRKVLTTGMKPEDVIAEVKTSALRGRGGAGFPSGLKWSFMPRSLPGQKYLVCNSDEGEPGTFKDRDILRFNPHIVIEGMAIAAYAMGITVGYNYIHGEVFEIYQRFEEALEQARAAGFLGDKILGSDFSFQLHAFHGYGAYICGEETALLESLEGKKGQPRFKPPFPASFGLYGKPTTINNTETFAAVPWILRNSGQEYLEVGIPNAGGTKIFSITGDVERPGNYEVPLGTPFATLLELAGGMRDGRKLKAVIPGGSSSPVLPADIMMATNLDYDSIAKAGSMLGSGAVIVMDETRCMVKSLLRLSYFYYHESCGQCTPCREGTGWLWRMVHRIENGQGRPEDLDMLDDIAHNIMGRTICALGDAAAMPVRSFVKHFRDEFAHHIEHKGCVVPQYL; this is encoded by the coding sequence ATGATTGCACCGGACATTCTGCGCAAGTTCGCACAGGGACTGGAACCCAACCCTGGTGGCGACCTGTCGCGCAGCATGATTTTTCATGATCGTCACATCCAGCCGCAGATTCTGGCTGGCTTGAATGGCGATAACTGGGGCCTGGAAGATTACGTCAAGCGCGGTGGCTACGAAGCCTTGCGCAAGGTGCTGACCACCGGCATGAAGCCTGAAGACGTGATCGCAGAGGTCAAGACCTCGGCCTTGCGCGGTCGTGGTGGCGCAGGTTTCCCGTCGGGTCTGAAGTGGAGCTTCATGCCCCGCAGCCTGCCAGGCCAGAAGTACCTGGTCTGCAACTCGGACGAGGGCGAGCCAGGTACCTTCAAAGACCGCGACATTTTGCGTTTCAACCCGCATATCGTGATCGAAGGCATGGCTATTGCGGCTTATGCCATGGGCATTACCGTTGGCTATAACTACATCCACGGTGAGGTCTTCGAAATTTATCAGCGTTTTGAAGAAGCGCTGGAGCAGGCCCGTGCGGCCGGTTTCCTGGGTGACAAGATCCTGGGTTCGGACTTCAGCTTTCAGCTGCATGCGTTCCACGGTTATGGCGCCTACATTTGCGGTGAAGAAACCGCTTTGCTGGAGTCTCTGGAAGGCAAGAAGGGTCAGCCCCGTTTCAAACCTCCCTTTCCCGCCAGCTTTGGTCTGTATGGCAAGCCAACGACCATCAATAACACCGAAACCTTTGCGGCCGTTCCCTGGATTTTGCGCAACAGTGGTCAGGAATACCTGGAAGTAGGTATCCCCAACGCTGGCGGTACCAAGATCTTCTCCATTACCGGTGACGTAGAGCGTCCCGGTAACTACGAAGTGCCTCTGGGTACACCGTTTGCCACCTTGCTGGAATTGGCTGGCGGCATGCGTGATGGTCGCAAACTGAAGGCGGTGATCCCGGGTGGGTCGAGCTCGCCTGTTTTGCCGGCTGACATCATGATGGCCACCAATCTGGACTACGACTCGATTGCCAAGGCGGGTTCCATGTTGGGATCGGGTGCCGTCATTGTGATGGATGAGACACGTTGCATGGTCAAGTCCCTGCTGCGTCTGTCCTATTTTTACTATCACGAAAGTTGCGGCCAGTGTACGCCGTGCCGGGAAGGCACAGGCTGGTTGTGGCGTATGGTGCATCGTATCGAGAACGGTCAAGGTCGTCCGGAAGATCTGGACATGCTCGACGACATCGCACATAACATCATGGGTCGCACCATTTGCGCCCTGGGTGATGCTGCTGCCATGCCGGTGCGCAGTTTCGTTAAGCATTTCCGCGACGAGTTCGCACACCACATCGAGCATAAAGGCTGTGTGGTGCCTCAATATTTGTAG
- the nuoE gene encoding NADH-quinone oxidoreductase subunit NuoE, producing the protein MLLSEKAYQQIDKELSKFPADQRRSAIMASLAIAQQEKGWVSPEIIEDVAQYIGVEPIAVQEVATFYNMFHTKPVGRVTISVCTNLPCALRDGVKAGEYLKEKLGIDYGETTADGQFSLIMGECMGSCGDSPVMLLNNQHMCVRMEAERIDAMLEELKTYGESA; encoded by the coding sequence ATGTTGCTTTCCGAAAAAGCCTACCAACAGATAGATAAGGAACTGAGCAAGTTCCCGGCAGATCAACGTCGCTCTGCCATCATGGCCTCCCTGGCCATCGCCCAGCAGGAAAAAGGCTGGGTATCGCCAGAAATTATCGAGGATGTTGCCCAATACATTGGCGTGGAGCCTATTGCCGTGCAGGAGGTTGCGACCTTCTACAACATGTTCCACACCAAACCCGTTGGCCGCGTCACCATTTCCGTTTGCACCAACTTGCCCTGTGCGCTGCGTGATGGCGTCAAGGCCGGCGAGTACCTGAAAGAGAAGCTGGGTATCGATTACGGTGAAACCACGGCAGATGGCCAGTTCTCCCTGATCATGGGGGAGTGCATGGGTTCATGTGGTGATTCGCCCGTCATGTTGCTGAACAATCAGCACATGTGCGTGCGCATGGAAGCCGAGCGCATTGATGCCATGCTCGAAGAATTGAAGACATACGGAGAATCGGCATGA